A single genomic interval of Hydractinia symbiolongicarpus strain clone_291-10 chromosome 8, HSymV2.1, whole genome shotgun sequence harbors:
- the LOC130655070 gene encoding putative nuclease HARBI1 — MARQNENKTKLQANKQIFLTSSTLLLQLNTLLMILALQYTHYRTLLTTSLLSGSKRNCWIKKQKALKEQRKNRIPRSTWFKQGRVEQWWLNMFFDVLPEEDWKKNFRMTKAMFTDLVDQIRIWITPDNTSPNYRALSAEKKVAVTLYYLKDTGSLSMTANTFGLHISTVSKVIRDVCNCITYKLGPKYIALPKTKEEMLEKVGEFEAKFGMTQAFGCIDGTHVQILRPSEHSQDYFSYKMYFSLNVQAVCDFRGYFMDCDCRWPGSVHDAKVFANSNIAAKLKDEEIPITYEDILPGRAKVPNYLIGDPAYPLTPYCMKEYHSCSTNAQV; from the coding sequence ATGGCGCGTCAaaacgaaaataaaacaaaattgcaagcgaataaacagatttttttaacatcatcAACATTGTTGTTGCAGCTCAATACATTGTTAATGATTTTAGCACTTCAATACACTCACTATAGAACTCTTTTAACTACATCACTTTTGAGTGGAAGCAAAAGAAACTGTtggataaaaaaacagaaagcaTTGAAAGAGCAGAGGAAAAACAGAATTCCTCGTTCAACATGGTTCAAACAAGGACGAGTGGAACAGTGGTGGTTGAACATGTTTTTTGATGTTCTTCCTGAGGAGGATTGGAAAAAGAACTTCAGAATGACAAAGGCTATGTTTACTGATTTAGTAGATCAAATACGCATATGGATTACTCCTGACAACACATCTCCAAATTATCGAGCCTTGTctgcagaaaaaaaagttgcagtAACGTTGTACTACTTGAAAGACACAGGATCTTTGTCAATGACAGCAAACACTTTTGGCCTGCACATATCTACGGTGTCAAAAGTCATAAGAGATGTTTGTAACTGCATAACTTACAAGCTTGGACCAAAATACATAGCCCTGCCAAAAACGAAAGAAGAGATGCTTGAAAAAGTAGGAGAATTTGAGGCCAAATTTGGAATGACGCAAGCTTTTGGCTGCATAGATGGCACCCACGTACAAATTTTACGACCTAGTGAACATTCACAAGattatttttcttacaaaatgtatttttcgCTTAACGTTCAGGCAGTATGCGATTTCCGTGGCTATTTCATGGATTGTGATTGTAGGTGGCCAGGCAGTGTACATGACGCGAAGGTGTTCGCCAACTCAAATATTGCTGCTAAACTTAAAGATGAGGAAATACCCATTACTTATGAGGACATCCTGCCAGGCCGAGCCAAAGTTCCAAACTATTTGATTGGTGACCCTGCATACCCCTTGACACCGTACTGTATGAAAGAGTACCATAGTTGTTCAACAAATGCTCAAGTGTGA